The Oceanispirochaeta sp. nucleotide sequence AGAAGATGCAGATTACGAAGTTGTAGACGAAGATAAATAAATCAGTTTCCCCGAAGGCATCAGATTCGAGGAGAAACATTGAGAAGGCAGCCCTGATATATTCAGGGCTGCACTCTTGAAAGGAAGAGTGAAAACCCGTGTCAAAAAGGGATTATTACGAAGTTCTGGAAATTGAAAAAAATGCAAACCAGGATGAAATCAAAAAAGCATACAGAAAACTCGCCATCAAGTATCATCCTGATAGAAATCAGAACGATGTTGATGCAGAGCATAAGTTTAAAGAGGCTACCGAGGCCTATGAGGTCCTTTCAGATACCCAGAAAAAGCAGGCATATGATCAGTATGGTTTTTCCGGTGTTGATAACATCGGTGCTACAGGATTAAACGCCCAAGCCTTTTCGGGTTTTGAAGACATTTT carries:
- a CDS encoding DnaJ domain-containing protein, whose product is MSKRDYYEVLEIEKNANQDEIKKAYRKLAIKYHPDRNQNDVDAEHKFKEATEAYEVLSDTQKKQAYDQYGFSGVDNIGATGLNAQAFSGFEDI